A genomic region of Raphanus sativus cultivar WK10039 chromosome 6, ASM80110v3, whole genome shotgun sequence contains the following coding sequences:
- the LOC108812231 gene encoding probable ubiquitin receptor RAD23a isoform X2 gives MKLTVKTLKGSHFEIRVLPTDTIMAVKKNIEDSQSKDNYPCGQQLLIHNGKVLKDETTLVENQVTEEGFLVVMLSKSKTASSGGSSSALPTSTATSTTASAMPAAPLTTQSIPVPASNSPLAQEQPADTNAQAASTLASGGNTEQMVQQIMEMGGGSWDKETVTRALRAAYNNPERAVDYLYSGIPEREAVPLTNISGVGSGADLAPPPTSGGPNSSPLDLFPQEAEAGAGDLGTLEFLRNNDQFQQLRTMVNSNPQILQPMLQELGKQNPQLLRLIQENQAEFLQLINEPYEGSDGDMDILDQPEQEMPHAVNVTPAEQEAIQRLEAMGFDRALVIEAFLACDRNEELAANYLLENSADFED, from the exons ATGAAGCTCACCGTCAAGACTCTCAAGGGTAGCCATTTTGAAATCAGGGTTCTGCCCACCGACACG ATAATGGCGGTGAAAAAGAATATTGAAGATTCGCAGAGCAAAGACAACTATCCATGTGGGCAGCAGCTGTTGATTCACAATGGGAAGGTTTTGAAAGATGAGACTACTTTGGTGGAGAATCAGGTTACCGAAGAAGGTTTTCTTGTTGTTATGCTTAGCAAG AGCAAAACTGCAAGTTCAGGTGGTTCGTCTTCAGCTCTG CCTACTTCCACGGCTACATCCACCACAGCTTCAGCTATG CCTGCAGCTCCGTTAACAACCCAGTCTATACCTGTTCCAGCTTCAAATTCCCCTCTTGCTCAAGAACAACCAGC TGACACCAATGCTCAGGCTGCTTCAACTTTAGCTAGTGGCGGTAATACTGAGCAAATGGTTCAACAAATAATGGAAATGGGTGGAGGCAGCTGGGACAAAGAAACGGTTACTCGTGCACTTCGTGCAGCTTATAACAACCCTGAGAGAGCAGTTGATTATCTATACTCT gGGATTCCTGAAAGAGAAGCTGTTCCGTTAACTAACATATCGGGAGTAGGATCTGGTGCAGACCTTGCGCCTCCTCCTACCTCTGGAGGACCTAATTCATCTCCTTTGGATTTGTTTCCTCAA GAAGCAGAAGCTGGTGCTGGAGATCTTGGAACGCTTGAATTCCTCAGAAACAATGATCAG TTCCAACAATTACGAACAATGGTCAATTCCAACCCCCAGATTCTGCAG CCTATGCTTCAAGAGCTTGGAAAGCAGAACCCCCAACTTCTGAGGCTTATTCAAGAGAACCAAGCCGAATTTCTTCAGCTAATCAACGAGCCTTATGAAGGATCTGACGG GGATATGGATATTTTGGACCAACCGGAGCAAGAAATGCCTCATGCAGTTAATGTTACCCCTGCAGAGCAAGAAGCGATTCAACGT cTGGAGGCAATGGGATTTGATAGAGCATTGGTCATAGAAGCCTTCCTTGCGTGTGACCGTAACGAGGAATTGGCTGCAAACTATCTGCTAGAGAACTCGGCAGATTTTGAAGACTGA
- the LOC108812228 gene encoding wall-associated receptor kinase-like 5 yields MKTKTYNLICIAASVLTFLINGSSAATSQNGNSTTSCSKTCGGISIPFPFGIGGKDCYLNNWYEVVCNTTTSSGTPVPFLSRINTELVNISLPDGDKPYGVVLIKGPVTSFGCSSSNTSQGLKKSRPDLNVTGKGSPYFITDNNRLVAVGCGTKALMTDLESETLGCGSSCKESLSGQQVSDSICDGYKCCQTRIPLERPQVIDVTGGEGCRVSFLTDKRYSPSNVTAPEQFHAGGYAVVELGWYFGTSDSRFRNPLGCRNLTRYGSYDSDTRCLCEYGYFYEMSYRNCYCPIGFTGNPYLRGGCVEADMCKEPDVCKEGICENMRGSMYTCKPKPMITKPGKSFVLEGVLIGVLGLLFLVGGIFWLFVVIRKRRRIIRGRKFFRRNGGLLLKQQLTTTNDGSVDMSRIFTSKELEKATDNFSVKRVLGQGGQGTVYKGMLVDGRIVAVKRSKLVDEDKMQEFINEVALLSQINHRNIVKLLGCCLETEVPILVYEYIPNGDLFKRLHDESDDYKMTWEVRLRIAVEIAGALSYMHSAASFPIYHRDIKTTNILLDEKYRAKVSDFGTSRSVAVDQTHLTTLVAGSFGYMDPEYFLSSQYTDKSDVYSFGVVLVELMTGEKPLSRVRSEEGRGLATDFIEAMKENRVVDIIDDRIKEEGKMDQVMAVAELARRCLSQKGRKRPNMREISIELERISSSPEDLKLHFLNNEEDDKGCSSHANQENIII; encoded by the exons atgaaGACAAAGACTTACAACTTGATATGTATTGCAGCGTCTGTCCTTACTTTTCTCATCAATGGCTCATCAGCAGCAACATCTCAAAACGGTAACTCTACAACTTCATGTAGCAAAACCTGTGGAGGAATCTCGATCCCGTTCCCTTTTGGAATCGGCGGGAAGGATTGCTATCTCAACAACTGGTACGAGGTTGTCTGCAACACCACCACTTCTTCCGGAACACCTGTTCCGTTTCTCTCAAGGATCAATACTGAATTGGTCAACATCTCTCTTCCAGATGGAGATAAACCATACGGTGTTGTTCTAATCAAAGGTCCTGTGACTTCGTTTGGTTGTTCAAGTAGTAACACGAGTCAAGGACTCAAAAAGTCACGACCAGATTTGAACGTCACAGGCAAAGGCAGCCCTTACTTCATCACAGACAATAACCGCCTTGTGGCGGTTGGCTGCGGTACAAAGGCCTTGATGACGGATCTCGAATCAGAGACCTTGGGTTGCGGATCTAGCTGCAAAGAAAGCTTGAGTGGTCAACAAGTATCAGACTCAATCTGTGACGGCTACAAATGCTGCCAGACTAGAATACCATTGGAGCGTCCACAAGTCATAGATGTCACAGGAGGAGAAGGCTGCAGAGTTTCCTTCTTGACTGACAAAAGATATTCACCCTCAAATGTCACTGCGCCAGAACAGTTCCATGCTGGTGGCTATGCGGTGGTGGAGCTAGGTTGGTACTTTGGTACTTCTGATTCTCGCTTTAGAAACCCTTTAGGTTGCAGGAATCTTACTCGCTACGGATCTTACGACTCGGACACGAGATGTCTTTGTGAGTATGGTTACTTCTACGAGATGAGTTACAGGAACTGCTATTGCCCCATTGGCTTCACAGGGAATCCATACCTTCGAGGGGGTTGTGTAGAAGCTGATATGTGCAAAGAACCCGATGTCTGTAAAGAAGGCATTTGTGAGAACATGCGTGGATCAATGTACACGTGCAAGCCCAAGCCCATGATAACCAAGCCGGGGAAGTCCTTCGTGCTGGAAG GGGTTCTGATAGGTGTGTTGGGACTCTTGTTTTTAGTTGGTGGGATCTTCTGGTTGTTCGTAGTTATAAGGAAGCGAAGGAGGATCATTCGTGGCAGGAAGTTCTTCAGACGTAATGGAGGCTTGTTGTTGAAACAACAACTAACTACTACAAACGATGGAAGTGTAGATATGTCGAGGATATTTACCTCAAAAGAGTTGGAGAAAGCCACTGATAACTTCAGCGTGAAGAGGGTGCTTGGGCAAGGAGGTCAAGGAACTGTGTACAAAGGTATGCTGGTGGATGGCAGGATCGTCGCGGTTAAGAGATCCAAACTTGTGGATGAAGATAAGATGCAAGAGTTTATCAATGAAGTAGCACTTCTCTCGCAGATTAACCATAGGAACATTGTGAAACTGTTGGGATGTTGCTTGGAGACTGAAGTTCCGATCCTAGTTTACGAGTATATTCCCAATGGAGATCTGTTCAAGCGTCTTCATGATGAATCTGATGATTACAAGATGACTTGGGAAGTGCGTCTTCGAATAGCTGTAGAGATTGCGGGAGCACTTTCATACATGCACTCAGCTGCATCGTTTCCGATATACCACAGAGATATCAAGACTACCAATATACTGTTGGATGAGAAATACAGAGCCAAGGTGTCTGATTTCGGAACTTCAAGATCTGTAGCAGTAGATCAAACTCACTTGACAACACTAGTTGCAGGGTCTTTTGGGTACATGGATCCGGAATACTTCTTGTCGAGCCAATACACTGACAAGAGCGATGTTTATAGTTTTGGGGTTGTCCTGGTGGAGCTCATGACGGGTGAAAAACCACTATCTCGTGTCCGGTCTGAAGAAGGAAGAGGATTGGCAACTGATTTCATTGAGGCCATGAAAGAAAACAGAGTGGTGGACATCATTGATGATCGGATCAAAGAGGAAGGCAAGATGGACCAAGTGATGGCAGTCGCAGAACTCGCTAGAAGGTGTCTAAGCCAGAAAGGAAGGAAGCGGCCAAACATGAGAGAGATTTCTATTGAGCTGGAGAGGATTAGTTCATCACCTGAAGATCTAAAACTACATTTCCTTAAcaatgaagaagatgataaaGGCTGCTCAAGCCATGCAAATCAAGAAAACATAATCATATAG
- the LOC108812232 gene encoding uncharacterized protein LOC108812232, translating into MVLDGMVSSPSRRTQSLKKQWEDLGSCSTVVNRHRYLLTALLLLAFLCTVYLYFAVTLGASHSSCYGLTGKAKAMCQLQAISKGKLKFF; encoded by the coding sequence ATGGTTCTTGACGGGATGGTGTCTTCACCATCAAGGAGAACACAGTCTCTAAAGAAGCAGTGGGAAGATTTGGGTAGCTGCTCCACCGTTGTCAACAGGCATCGATATCTCTTGACTGCTTTGCTTCTTTTGGCCTTTCTCTGCACTGTTTATCTTTACTTTGCTGTCACTTTAGGCGCTAGCCACTCCTCCTGCTATGGCTTGACCGGTAAAGCCAAGGCAATGTGTCAATTGCAAGCTATCTCCAAAGGGAAGCTGAAATTTTTctag
- the LOC108812231 gene encoding probable ubiquitin receptor RAD23a isoform X1, whose protein sequence is MKLTVKTLKGSHFEIRVLPTDTIMAVKKNIEDSQSKDNYPCGQQLLIHNGKVLKDETTLVENQVTEEGFLVVMLSKSKTASSGGSSSALPTSTATSTTASAMPAAPLTTQSIPVPASNSPLAQEQPAAQSDTNAQAASTLASGGNTEQMVQQIMEMGGGSWDKETVTRALRAAYNNPERAVDYLYSGIPEREAVPLTNISGVGSGADLAPPPTSGGPNSSPLDLFPQEAEAGAGDLGTLEFLRNNDQFQQLRTMVNSNPQILQPMLQELGKQNPQLLRLIQENQAEFLQLINEPYEGSDGDMDILDQPEQEMPHAVNVTPAEQEAIQRLEAMGFDRALVIEAFLACDRNEELAANYLLENSADFED, encoded by the exons ATGAAGCTCACCGTCAAGACTCTCAAGGGTAGCCATTTTGAAATCAGGGTTCTGCCCACCGACACG ATAATGGCGGTGAAAAAGAATATTGAAGATTCGCAGAGCAAAGACAACTATCCATGTGGGCAGCAGCTGTTGATTCACAATGGGAAGGTTTTGAAAGATGAGACTACTTTGGTGGAGAATCAGGTTACCGAAGAAGGTTTTCTTGTTGTTATGCTTAGCAAG AGCAAAACTGCAAGTTCAGGTGGTTCGTCTTCAGCTCTG CCTACTTCCACGGCTACATCCACCACAGCTTCAGCTATG CCTGCAGCTCCGTTAACAACCCAGTCTATACCTGTTCCAGCTTCAAATTCCCCTCTTGCTCAAGAACAACCAGC gGCACAAAGTGACACCAATGCTCAGGCTGCTTCAACTTTAGCTAGTGGCGGTAATACTGAGCAAATGGTTCAACAAATAATGGAAATGGGTGGAGGCAGCTGGGACAAAGAAACGGTTACTCGTGCACTTCGTGCAGCTTATAACAACCCTGAGAGAGCAGTTGATTATCTATACTCT gGGATTCCTGAAAGAGAAGCTGTTCCGTTAACTAACATATCGGGAGTAGGATCTGGTGCAGACCTTGCGCCTCCTCCTACCTCTGGAGGACCTAATTCATCTCCTTTGGATTTGTTTCCTCAA GAAGCAGAAGCTGGTGCTGGAGATCTTGGAACGCTTGAATTCCTCAGAAACAATGATCAG TTCCAACAATTACGAACAATGGTCAATTCCAACCCCCAGATTCTGCAG CCTATGCTTCAAGAGCTTGGAAAGCAGAACCCCCAACTTCTGAGGCTTATTCAAGAGAACCAAGCCGAATTTCTTCAGCTAATCAACGAGCCTTATGAAGGATCTGACGG GGATATGGATATTTTGGACCAACCGGAGCAAGAAATGCCTCATGCAGTTAATGTTACCCCTGCAGAGCAAGAAGCGATTCAACGT cTGGAGGCAATGGGATTTGATAGAGCATTGGTCATAGAAGCCTTCCTTGCGTGTGACCGTAACGAGGAATTGGCTGCAAACTATCTGCTAGAGAACTCGGCAGATTTTGAAGACTGA
- the LOC108812230 gene encoding uncharacterized protein LOC108812230 codes for MWAASCLASCCAACACDACRTVVSSISRRSARIAYCGLFALSLIVSWILREVAAPLMEKLPWINHFHKTPDREWFETDAVLRVSLGNFVFFSILSVMMIGVKTQKDPRDGIHHGGWMMKVISWFILVILMFFLPNEIISFYESMSKFGAGFFLLVQVVLLLDFVHGWNDTWVGYDEQFWYAALLVVSLVCYLATFVFSGLLFHWFTPSGHDCGLNTFFIVMTLIFVFVFAVVVLHPAVGGSILPASVISFYCMYLCYSGLASEPRDYECNGLHKHSKAVSTGTMTFGLLTTVLSVVYSAVRAGSSTTLLSSPDSPRAEKPLLPLDGKAEEKEEKEQKKPVTYSYAFFHIIFSLASMYSAMLLTGWSTSVGESGKLVDVGWPSVWVRVVTSWATAGLFIWSLVAPILFPDREF; via the exons atgTGGGCAGCTTCTTGTCTCGCATCGTGCTGTGCTGCTTGTGCATGCGATGCTTGCCGTACTGTTGTCTCTAGTATCAGCAGACGTTCCGCTAGGATTGCTTACTGTGGTCTCTTTGCACTTTCTTTAATCGTTTCATGGATTCTCCGTGAAGTTGCTGCTCCTCTCATGGAGAAGCTCCCtt gGATTAACCATTTTCACAAGACACCCGATCGGGAATGGTTTGAGACTGATGCTGTCTTGCGTGTCAGCTTAGGCAATTTCGTCTTTTTCTCAATTCTATCGGTTATGATGATTGGTGTCAAGACTCAGAAAGACCCTCGTGATGGTATTCACCACGGTGGTTGGATGATGAAAGTTATCTCCTGGTTCATTTTGGTTATCTTAATGTTCTTCCTTCCCAATGAAATCATCAGCTTTTATG AGTCCATGTCAAAGTTTGGTGCTggattttttcttcttgttcaaGTTGTGCTTCTTTTGGATTTCGTTCATGGTTGGAATGACACATGGGTTGGCTACGACGAGCAGTTCTG GTATGCTGCGTTGCTCGTTGTTTCTCTTGTATGTTACTTGGCAACGTTCGTCTTCTCTGGACTTCTCTTCCACTGGTTTACTCCATCTGGACACGATTGCGGGCTCAACACTTTCTTCATTGTCATGACTCTGATATTTGTATTTGTCTTTGCTGTTGTGGTTTTGCACCCCGCT GTCGGTGGAAGCATTTTGCCAGCGTCAGTTATATCTTTCTACTGCATGTACCTCTGCTACAGTGGACTTGCAAGTGAGCCCCGAGATTACGAATGCAACGGTCTCCACAAACACTCCAAAGCTGTTTCAACGGGGACCATGACCTTTGGGTTACTCACAACTGTTCTCTCTGTCGTTTATTCCGCGGTTCGTGCTGGTTCGTCCACTACGCTTCTCTCCTCTCCTGATTCTCCCCGTGCAG AGAAACCTCTGCTTCCACTAGACGGGAAAGcagaagaaaaggaagagaagGAGCAGAAGAAGCCAGTGACATACTCATACGCATTCTTCCACATTATCTTCTCCCTCGCGAGCATGTACTCTGCAATGCTCTTAACTGGCTGGTCAACTTCAGTTGGTGAAAGTGGTAAACTGGTCGATGTTGGGTGGCCGTCTGTATGGGTTCGTGTTGTGACCAGCTGGGCCACTGCTGGTCTCTTCATCTGGTCACTCGTTGCTCCGATTCTCTTCCCTGACCGTGAGTTCTGA
- the LOC130496151 gene encoding uncharacterized protein LOC130496151, which yields MSRLHHSDYPALDLNGDNYLDWAMNTSADLKSKGLGKCIKYGNDTLAYEKRRAVLIMRKHLVKDLYDECSYINDPYDLWSRLNIMFLEPLLDESMKEWKTLRFQDYESVDDYHFDLMRITYSLKLCGEVITNYDLLSKTRDTIHSKEVLLSQKAKGFTTYYDLLSYLSALEEKKQKRKVNLDKLDYVMEISAEYQCEMIYGDAEEAKKRKFGWTHIDDEIGLFIE from the coding sequence atgtcgagactccatcactcggattacccagcccttgatctcaatggagacaattaccttgattgggcgatgaacacttcagccgatttaaagtctaaaggacttgggaagtgtatcaaatacggcaatgatacccttgcatatgaaaagcgtagagctgttttgataatgagaaagcatctcgtgaaggatctgtatgatgagtgcagttacatcaacgatccttacgatctctggtcgagattgaacATCATGTTCTTGGAGCCATTactagatgagtccatgaaagaatggaagactctgaggttccaggattatgaatccgtggatgactatcactttgatcttatgagaatcacctatagtcttaaactatgtggtgaagtgataacaaactatgacttgttaagcaagactcgtgacacgatacattcaaaggaagtgttgttatcacagaaggctaaaggtttcacaacctattacgaccttctctcatacctttcagctcttgaggaaaagaagcagaaaaggaaagtcaacctcgacaaactcgactatgttatggagataagtgccgagtatcaatgtgagatgatatacggtgatgctgaggaagctaagaaaagaaaattcgggtggactcatatagatgatgagattggtttattcattgaatag